In Bernardetia sp., the following proteins share a genomic window:
- a CDS encoding peroxiredoxin-like family protein, translated as MTNKPFNFSKLLCILSLFLSFGFLSCSAKKDSQAAEQIETVTQEEEIITETNPTETTMPSLTEQLESKANLFKEKADPEKVKNYEAAIQKVAESGIIEKSKKEGDKAPNFTLPNAKGEQISLSDKTKEGYTIITWYRGGWCPYCNLTLRAWQDILPQMQAENIQFVAISPELPDSTLSTKEKNELEFEVLSDAGNKVAKEYGIVFPLDESIKAPYKNMGIEEYNGDDSYTLPLAATYVINSDNEIVYAFLDADYKKRAEPSEVLAKVKSMK; from the coding sequence ATGACTAACAAACCATTCAATTTTTCAAAACTTTTGTGTATTCTCTCTCTATTTTTGAGTTTTGGTTTTTTATCTTGTTCTGCTAAAAAAGACAGTCAAGCAGCAGAACAGATTGAAACAGTAACACAAGAGGAAGAAATTATTACAGAAACAAACCCAACAGAAACCACTATGCCTTCTCTGACAGAACAACTAGAAAGTAAAGCCAATTTATTTAAGGAAAAAGCAGACCCAGAAAAAGTAAAAAACTATGAAGCTGCTATTCAGAAAGTAGCAGAGAGTGGAATTATAGAAAAATCTAAAAAAGAAGGAGACAAAGCTCCTAATTTTACTTTACCAAATGCAAAGGGGGAACAAATTTCTCTTTCTGACAAAACCAAAGAAGGATACACCATAATTACTTGGTATAGAGGTGGTTGGTGTCCGTATTGTAATCTTACTTTGAGAGCTTGGCAGGATATTTTGCCACAGATGCAAGCAGAAAATATACAGTTTGTAGCAATTAGTCCAGAGCTTCCAGATAGTACACTTTCTACAAAGGAAAAAAATGAGCTTGAATTTGAAGTATTGAGTGATGCTGGAAACAAAGTAGCAAAAGAATATGGAATTGTCTTTCCATTAGATGAATCTATCAAAGCACCTTACAAAAATATGGGAATAGAAGAGTATAATGGCGATGATTCTTATACGTTGCCTTTGGCTGCAACTTACGTTATCAATTCAGATAATGAAATTGTATATGCTTTCTTA